A portion of the Mesobacillus sp. AQ2 genome contains these proteins:
- the rbsK gene encoding ribokinase translates to MAKKITVIGSINMDLVTQTDIVPNRGETVLGNQFFTIPGGKGANQAVAAAKMGAEVSMIGLVGDDAFGHEYLGYLRKQQIDVSNVKPVTHEKTGIATIVLSEGDNSIIVVPGANNMVTPELVESLEKEIAASDLLLLQLEIPIESVEMASQIAKKHGKQVILNPAPFQRLPETLIANTDYITPNEYEAELLLASVMDPASLREKLIITKGSKGVAFYEGEQECHQDSFKVETVDTTGAGDTFNGALAVAILEGKSIREACKIAAAAGAISVTKLGAQSGMPTRAEVEEFLSDRKGD, encoded by the coding sequence ATGGCAAAAAAAATCACTGTCATCGGCAGTATTAATATGGATTTAGTCACCCAGACGGATATTGTTCCAAACAGGGGAGAAACGGTCCTTGGGAATCAATTTTTCACCATTCCCGGGGGCAAAGGGGCAAATCAGGCTGTCGCCGCTGCAAAAATGGGAGCGGAAGTCAGCATGATAGGCTTAGTGGGTGATGACGCTTTTGGACATGAATATCTCGGTTATTTGCGAAAACAGCAAATTGATGTAAGTAATGTGAAACCGGTTACACATGAGAAAACTGGAATAGCTACAATCGTTTTATCCGAGGGTGATAACTCAATTATTGTTGTTCCAGGTGCTAATAACATGGTTACACCTGAACTTGTTGAAAGTTTGGAAAAGGAAATAGCAGCAAGTGACCTTTTGTTGCTGCAACTGGAAATTCCGATCGAGTCTGTTGAAATGGCCTCTCAGATTGCAAAAAAACATGGAAAACAGGTAATCCTTAACCCAGCACCCTTCCAGCGCCTCCCAGAAACATTGATTGCAAATACCGACTATATAACACCGAATGAATATGAAGCTGAGCTCCTGCTGGCATCTGTTATGGATCCCGCCTCACTGAGAGAAAAGTTGATCATAACTAAGGGCTCAAAGGGAGTAGCTTTTTACGAAGGTGAACAGGAATGCCATCAGGACAGCTTCAAAGTTGAGACGGTCGATACGACGGGAGCTGGCGATACGTTCAATGGCGCATTAGCAGTCGCAATCCTTGAGGGGAAATCTATAAGAGAAGCTTGCAAAATAGCTGCTGCTGCAGGTGCGATATCTGTTACAAAGCTTGGAGCACAATCAGGAATGCCGACAAGGGCCGAAGT
- a CDS encoding LacI family DNA-binding transcriptional regulator — MRDVAKRAGVSVATVSRVLNDSGYVNEDTRKTVLAAIEEMNFKPNSVARSLFKKQSKTIGLIVPDINNPFFPQLARAVEDVTSESDFTVFLCNSDGKIDKEIRYFDMLQQKYVDGVLVVSNTLKPEHISHYNFPIIALDRPLDSTIPYVTCNNYEGARKATQHLIECGCVKVAHISGPENIANAKDRLKGYEDAVTEAGLYDKNLIFPAEYQIESAKQAAFKLLTKYPDIDGIFAGNDVMAIGVIKAAELLGYKVPEQLKVVGFDGIEFGDIISPELTTVSQPIYQMGSTAASMLLDLIEGRPIHQKETTFQVELLVKRSTQT; from the coding sequence ATGAGAGATGTGGCTAAAAGAGCTGGGGTCTCAGTTGCAACTGTGTCCAGGGTTTTGAATGACAGTGGATACGTCAATGAAGACACACGAAAAACTGTATTAGCCGCAATCGAGGAAATGAATTTTAAACCAAACTCCGTGGCGCGCAGTTTATTTAAAAAACAATCGAAGACGATTGGACTTATTGTCCCGGATATCAATAACCCATTTTTTCCCCAGCTGGCAAGGGCTGTTGAAGATGTGACGAGTGAGTCTGATTTCACTGTCTTCCTTTGTAATAGTGATGGCAAGATCGATAAGGAAATTCGCTATTTTGATATGCTACAGCAGAAATATGTTGATGGAGTTCTGGTTGTATCCAATACGCTTAAACCTGAGCATATTTCACATTATAATTTTCCAATTATTGCCCTTGATAGACCTTTGGATTCTACGATTCCATATGTTACCTGCAACAATTACGAAGGTGCCCGAAAGGCTACACAGCATCTAATAGAATGTGGGTGTGTGAAGGTTGCCCATATCAGCGGACCTGAAAATATTGCAAACGCTAAAGATCGATTAAAAGGGTATGAAGATGCTGTCACTGAAGCGGGATTGTACGATAAAAATCTGATTTTTCCTGCGGAGTATCAAATTGAATCGGCCAAGCAGGCAGCTTTTAAGTTGTTAACAAAATATCCTGACATCGATGGGATATTTGCGGGCAATGACGTTATGGCCATTGGTGTGATTAAGGCAGCTGAACTGCTCGGCTATAAAGTTCCGGAGCAGCTCAAGGTAGTAGGATTTGACGGGATTGAATTCGGGGATATTATTTCACCAGAATTGACAACGGTTTCACAGCCGATTTATCAGATGGGATCGACCGCAGCTTCCATGCTGCTGGATTTAATAGAAGGAAGGCCCATTCACCAGAAGGAAACCACGTTTCAAGTTGAACTATTAGTGAAACGCTCCACACAAACATAG
- a CDS encoding DUF805 domain-containing protein: MFTLFNLIIIGALYLLEEAANSDFLFVHLAIYYLFMLIPSLSVTVRRLDDIGHSGWMYLVNFIPLVGGIILLILLVLIAKQTITSMA, translated from the coding sequence ATGTTTACTTTATTTAACCTAATAATTATTGGTGCGCTCTATCTTTTAGAAGAGGCAGCGAATTCGGATTTTTTGTTTGTACACCTAGCTATCTATTATTTATTTATGCTGATTCCATCCCTTTCTGTCACAGTTCGCAGATTAGATGATATTGGCCACAGCGGCTGGATGTACTTAGTTAATTTCATTCCTTTGGTCGGTGGAATTATCTTACTGATCTTACTTGTTTTGATAGCGAAGCAAACAATTACAAGTATGGCATGA
- a CDS encoding M20 family metallopeptidase: MQDILDDIKFLVECDSPSLNKKLVDQCGERIQELLFHYFGKHAEVLEEEKYGNHLKFEFGEGDETILILSHFDTVWEPGDLEFKIEGDLAYGPGILDMKGGLVQTIWAIKAIKELNIPFSKKIVYLFTSDEEVSSPSSRYVIEEIAKDCDYALVTEPPVVQTGALKTARKGSARYYIDITGKAAHAGNNHHEGASAIQEAAKTIDFLESLTDYEVGTTVNVGFIKGGGKLNVVADHAEIGIDVRAITSEEQERIDEIICELTPFTEGTSFEVTGGVSRPPMERNEDTKILFQTAKEAAKEEGIKLKEASVGGGSDGNLTANMGVPTLDGLGIIGDGIHARNEHIIISQIPERAAFFSNLLISIGTKEGT, encoded by the coding sequence TTGCAAGATATTTTAGATGATATCAAGTTTCTGGTCGAATGTGATTCTCCATCATTGAATAAAAAACTCGTCGACCAGTGTGGAGAGAGGATTCAGGAGCTTTTGTTTCACTACTTTGGTAAACATGCAGAAGTGTTGGAAGAAGAGAAATACGGTAATCACCTGAAATTTGAGTTCGGAGAAGGAGATGAAACAATCTTAATCCTTTCCCATTTTGATACAGTATGGGAGCCTGGAGATTTAGAGTTTAAAATCGAAGGCGATCTTGCCTACGGGCCTGGGATCTTGGATATGAAGGGCGGCCTGGTACAAACGATCTGGGCAATAAAAGCCATCAAGGAATTGAATATCCCGTTCTCAAAGAAAATTGTATACCTTTTTACCAGTGATGAAGAGGTGAGCAGTCCGTCTTCGCGCTATGTTATTGAAGAGATAGCGAAAGATTGCGATTATGCTTTAGTTACGGAACCCCCCGTTGTTCAGACGGGTGCCTTAAAAACGGCAAGAAAGGGTTCAGCGCGGTATTATATTGATATTACAGGGAAGGCTGCCCACGCTGGCAACAACCATCATGAAGGAGCTAGTGCTATTCAAGAGGCTGCCAAAACCATCGATTTTTTAGAGTCCTTGACGGATTACGAGGTTGGAACCACCGTCAATGTTGGATTTATTAAAGGCGGAGGCAAGCTCAATGTCGTGGCTGATCATGCAGAGATTGGCATTGATGTACGGGCGATAACCAGTGAAGAACAGGAAAGAATTGATGAAATAATTTGTGAGCTGACACCTTTCACAGAGGGTACAAGTTTCGAGGTTACAGGAGGCGTCTCTCGCCCACCGATGGAACGAAACGAAGATACAAAAATCCTTTTCCAGACCGCAAAAGAAGCAGCAAAAGAAGAAGGCATCAAGTTAAAAGAAGCTTCTGTTGGAGGAGGAAGTGATGGAAACCTCACAGCCAACATGGGAGTCCCAACCTTAGATGGTCTCGGTATCATTGGAGACGGAATCCATGCAAGAAACGAACACATAATCATCAGCCAAATCCCTGAACGAGCAGCTTTTTTCTCCAACCTACTAATTAGTATTGGAACGAAAGAAGGGACGTAA
- a CDS encoding class II aldolase/adducin family protein yields MENYETNRQDLIKTGKFMMEYGLAWGNAGNISARVNEDTYLITASGTFLGELETEDLVECAVLGQSMVQEKKPSKETPMHQAIYQNRPEINAVLHASPFYSTLVACSNIDIPSNWFVETMYYLERVERVAYYHPGSQALGEAVAQKARKANVLLLENHGVLVYDTSLKEARMALQTLEMACKMLVTAQGAKIVMKGLPKEIEKGFLENAGYKPRRTW; encoded by the coding sequence TTGGAAAACTACGAAACTAACAGACAGGATCTTATCAAGACTGGTAAATTCATGATGGAATACGGATTAGCATGGGGAAACGCCGGGAACATTAGTGCCAGAGTGAATGAGGATACTTACCTCATTACCGCCAGTGGAACATTCCTTGGTGAATTAGAAACTGAGGATTTGGTTGAATGTGCTGTACTGGGTCAATCTATGGTTCAAGAGAAAAAACCATCAAAGGAAACGCCAATGCATCAGGCAATATATCAGAACCGTCCTGAAATTAATGCTGTCCTTCATGCATCACCTTTTTACAGCACATTGGTTGCCTGCTCCAATATTGATATCCCTTCAAATTGGTTTGTCGAAACCATGTACTATTTAGAGAGAGTTGAAAGAGTTGCTTATTACCACCCGGGAAGCCAGGCACTGGGAGAGGCGGTGGCTCAAAAAGCACGTAAAGCCAATGTCCTGTTGCTTGAAAACCATGGAGTGTTGGTTTATGACACCAGTCTCAAGGAAGCAAGAATGGCATTGCAGACTTTGGAAATGGCATGTAAAATGCTTGTCACTGCTCAAGGTGCAAAAATCGTAATGAAGGGATTGCCAAAAGAGATAGAGAAAGGTTTCCTTGAAAACGCGGGATATAAACCCCGGAGAACGTGGTGA
- a CDS encoding TRAP transporter large permease, with protein MAAILMVFMLIFFALSVPIAVSIGLASAIALWWDGGTPLIVLVQRSFTSIDSFPLMAIPFFILAGTLMEFGGISKRLINLANAITGHLPGGLAIVTVVTAMFFSAISGSSAATTAALGSMLIPGMIRRGYDPKFAGATQAVAGELGVIIPPSIPMILYGVTASVSIGDLFLAGFVPGILIGFALIVTVYVLSKKHNYVREPRKSFRKILVAIKEAFFALLMPVIILGGIYGGIFTPTEAAGIAVGYAFVVGVLVYKEIKLKELAKIFTQSAVTTATIMFIISSAGLFGWIMTRANVPQLVAEFFINISENPIIFLLLVNLFLIIVGMFMETNASIIILAPLLLPVATQLGIDPVHFGIIMIVNLALGMCTPPLGVNLFISSQIAKIRLDQISRGMLPYYGVLLITLMLLTFIPALSIGLVNLFK; from the coding sequence ATGGCTGCAATACTGATGGTTTTTATGTTGATATTTTTTGCTTTAAGTGTTCCAATTGCCGTTTCCATAGGACTTGCATCTGCCATTGCTCTTTGGTGGGATGGTGGAACACCACTTATTGTATTGGTACAGCGTTCGTTTACTTCCATTGATTCATTCCCTTTGATGGCCATCCCTTTCTTCATTTTAGCGGGAACCTTAATGGAGTTCGGCGGGATTTCAAAAAGGCTGATCAACCTGGCTAATGCTATTACAGGCCATCTGCCAGGAGGTCTTGCGATTGTCACAGTCGTAACTGCGATGTTTTTTTCTGCGATATCCGGATCGAGTGCCGCCACGACTGCTGCACTGGGTAGTATGCTGATCCCAGGCATGATCAGAAGGGGATACGATCCCAAGTTTGCTGGTGCAACGCAAGCAGTTGCTGGAGAACTAGGTGTCATTATACCCCCAAGTATTCCAATGATTTTATATGGTGTAACAGCATCTGTTTCAATCGGAGATTTATTCCTGGCAGGATTTGTACCTGGAATACTTATTGGCTTTGCTTTGATTGTGACTGTTTATGTTCTATCTAAGAAACATAACTATGTCAGGGAGCCAAGAAAATCTTTTAGGAAAATACTAGTCGCAATTAAGGAAGCATTCTTTGCGTTGTTAATGCCTGTGATTATTCTTGGCGGTATCTATGGTGGTATTTTTACACCGACAGAAGCAGCAGGTATAGCGGTTGGTTATGCATTTGTCGTAGGGGTCTTAGTCTACAAAGAAATAAAATTAAAGGAACTTGCAAAAATCTTTACTCAATCGGCTGTGACGACAGCAACAATCATGTTCATTATATCAAGTGCGGGGTTATTTGGCTGGATTATGACCAGGGCAAATGTACCTCAGCTAGTTGCAGAGTTTTTCATAAATATTTCGGAAAATCCAATCATTTTCCTGCTGCTGGTCAATCTTTTCCTTATTATTGTGGGAATGTTTATGGAGACTAACGCATCGATTATTATCCTGGCTCCATTATTGTTACCGGTTGCCACACAACTGGGAATCGATCCTGTCCACTTCGGAATCATCATGATCGTTAACCTGGCTCTTGGTATGTGTACACCACCTTTGGGTGTTAATCTCTTCATTTCATCCCAAATCGCCAAGATCCGGCTGGACCAAATATCAAGAGGGATGCTGCCGTACTATGGTGTGCTCCTGATAACATTAATGTTACTCACTTTTATTCCAGCACTATCAATTGGTTTGGTAAATCTATTTAAATAA
- a CDS encoding TRAP transporter small permease yields the protein MQQVVKAIDTINKVVGILLALMLGVMSVLIILQVISRFVINLPLTWSEELSRYLMIYIVFLGASLAMRHNKLISIELLPETLTGKKRKSVIILVMIISIIFFGILFMQGIDMLPLVQMQSSPGLQLSMAIPYASIPIGSFLLALNSLAVILDELSTKKEGES from the coding sequence ATGCAACAGGTTGTTAAAGCCATTGACACGATCAATAAGGTGGTTGGCATTCTCCTTGCTTTAATGCTCGGCGTAATGTCCGTACTGATCATCTTACAAGTTATAAGCCGTTTTGTGATTAATTTGCCGCTTACGTGGTCAGAAGAATTGTCCCGGTACTTAATGATTTATATCGTTTTCCTGGGGGCCAGCTTAGCAATGAGGCACAATAAACTAATCTCGATAGAACTCTTGCCGGAGACCTTGACGGGTAAAAAGCGCAAATCTGTCATTATTTTAGTAATGATTATTTCAATTATTTTCTTTGGAATTTTATTTATGCAAGGAATCGATATGCTACCTCTTGTCCAGATGCAATCATCACCAGGTCTCCAATTATCCATGGCAATTCCATATGCCTCAATTCCCATTGGCTCCTTTTTGCTTGCATTAAATTCACTTGCTGTCATATTGGATGAACTATCCACGAAGAAGGAGGGAGAGAGCTGA
- a CDS encoding TRAP transporter substrate-binding protein encodes MKKAWLIMMTFILSIALLGCGAKESTKSASGSSGEEKQVTLKLGHIAAENDPWHLGAKKFAELVEEKTNGSVKIDLYASSTLGNDRDLIEGMQLGSVDFALVAGVLSNFYEPYAILELPYLFRDREHMQNVLYGEVGQKLKEDLLANAQVRGLEFWERTPRQLTANEKITSPSELDGIKIRVPEIPASIAAWEAMGATPTPMAFSEVYSSLQTGVIDAQENPVALIESTKLNEVQKYLINTNHVYGYVMLTMSDIAYKKLSKDQQKAVEEAAKEATEYENKIVYEQEKELLEKLTGAGMEVVDVDTAPFMEKAKTVHGEFAKKSPEAQELYDSIVNTK; translated from the coding sequence ATGAAAAAAGCATGGTTGATTATGATGACATTCATTCTAAGTATTGCTCTGTTGGGGTGCGGAGCAAAGGAATCTACTAAAAGTGCCAGTGGATCATCAGGTGAAGAAAAACAGGTTACGTTGAAGCTTGGACATATTGCGGCTGAAAATGATCCATGGCATCTTGGCGCGAAAAAATTCGCTGAGCTTGTGGAAGAAAAGACAAATGGTTCAGTTAAAATTGATTTGTATGCAAGCTCTACACTTGGGAATGACCGTGATTTGATCGAAGGAATGCAATTAGGTTCAGTTGACTTTGCCCTTGTAGCAGGTGTTCTCTCCAACTTCTATGAGCCATATGCGATTTTAGAACTTCCATACCTATTCCGTGATCGTGAGCACATGCAGAATGTATTGTACGGTGAAGTCGGTCAAAAGTTGAAAGAAGATCTGCTGGCTAATGCTCAGGTTCGAGGACTTGAGTTCTGGGAACGTACTCCGCGCCAATTAACAGCAAATGAAAAGATTACAAGCCCGTCAGAATTAGATGGAATCAAGATTCGTGTCCCTGAAATCCCGGCTTCCATCGCCGCGTGGGAAGCAATGGGCGCAACACCGACACCTATGGCGTTCAGTGAAGTATACTCTTCACTTCAGACAGGTGTAATCGATGCACAGGAAAATCCAGTTGCACTGATTGAAAGCACAAAGCTGAACGAGGTACAGAAGTACTTAATTAACACAAACCACGTATATGGTTATGTCATGCTGACTATGAGCGACATTGCTTACAAGAAACTTTCAAAGGATCAGCAAAAAGCTGTAGAAGAGGCTGCTAAAGAGGCAACTGAATATGAAAACAAAATCGTTTACGAGCAAGAAAAAGAACTGTTGGAAAAGTTAACTGGTGCAGGCATGGAAGTGGTGGATGTTGATACAGCACCTTTCATGGAGAAAGCAAAAACTGTACATGGTGAATTTGCTAAGAAATCTCCTGAAGCACAAGAACTATATGACAGTATTGTAAATACAAAATAA
- a CDS encoding alcohol dehydrogenase catalytic domain-containing protein yields MKAVYVEDAYKVVVKEVELPEVESNEVLISTKVAGICGSDIHTYKGLHLFRKPPVIIGHEIAGEVVKVGSDVRNFKAGDRVTVEPQTGCGKCDDCLTGNVNYCNNRKAPGIKGWYGAMAEYFATPEETVFKLPDGMTYDQGVLVEPFAVGVHAVRKADVQLGDKVAVLGAGPIGLLTVAAAKAAGATTILVTDVIDYALEAAGKMGATHSMNISNKNDWMSEAKKLIDSEFDKVLVAVGVPGIIDQSIALLRKGGKCITIAMFHGTQTFDIVNLQQGEKEIIGCMTYTREDTLAAIDLLAAGHVNEEALISHKLSYQDAAKGFQLVDKKEDSSLKVLVEF; encoded by the coding sequence ATGAAAGCGGTTTATGTTGAGGATGCCTATAAGGTAGTAGTAAAAGAGGTGGAACTGCCTGAGGTCGAAAGCAATGAAGTGTTGATTTCAACAAAGGTAGCAGGTATTTGTGGCTCCGATATTCATACGTACAAGGGACTGCATCTTTTCAGAAAGCCGCCTGTGATTATTGGCCATGAAATTGCGGGGGAAGTAGTAAAGGTTGGAAGCGATGTACGGAATTTTAAAGCTGGTGACAGGGTAACAGTGGAGCCACAGACTGGCTGCGGAAAGTGTGACGACTGCCTGACAGGAAACGTGAATTATTGTAACAACAGAAAGGCACCTGGTATTAAAGGCTGGTATGGCGCCATGGCAGAGTATTTTGCAACGCCAGAAGAAACAGTGTTTAAATTGCCGGATGGCATGACTTATGATCAGGGAGTTTTGGTTGAACCTTTTGCTGTAGGAGTACATGCAGTGAGAAAGGCTGATGTGCAGCTTGGCGATAAAGTGGCAGTCTTGGGTGCAGGGCCGATTGGCCTTTTGACTGTTGCGGCTGCCAAAGCGGCGGGTGCGACAACAATCCTTGTTACGGATGTCATTGATTATGCGCTTGAAGCTGCCGGAAAAATGGGTGCAACACATTCTATGAATATATCAAACAAAAATGATTGGATGTCAGAAGCTAAAAAGCTTATAGATAGCGAGTTTGATAAGGTCTTAGTTGCTGTGGGCGTTCCTGGCATCATTGATCAATCCATTGCGCTTCTGAGGAAAGGGGGGAAATGTATAACTATTGCCATGTTCCATGGTACTCAAACCTTTGACATTGTCAATTTGCAACAGGGGGAAAAAGAAATTATTGGCTGCATGACTTATACAAGAGAGGATACATTGGCTGCTATCGATCTATTGGCAGCAGGGCATGTGAATGAGGAAGCTCTTATTAGTCACAAGCTTAGTTATCAAGATGCAGCAAAGGGCTTTCAGTTGGTAGATAAGAAAGAAGACTCATCTTTGAAGGTACTCGTAGAGTTTTAA
- a CDS encoding GntR family transcriptional regulator, whose translation MEMKTKNAAAPLLKDVAYQKIKEQILDESFAPGSFLSERELIEILQMSKTPIKSALVRLETEGFVTVSSKQGIIINPLSIDQIIDIYNLRIALESYILTQISGKLTEEQCRLIEMNLADTETKCDELDIKGFTNEDHAFHLLLCEFSGNREIYRVLLNYQDHLHRITLRHLKKDPHRMHKFHQEHVEIYKSLKSGDDQAVDLITNHLQKSKQKLLD comes from the coding sequence ATGGAAATGAAGACGAAAAATGCTGCAGCTCCTCTCCTTAAGGATGTAGCCTATCAGAAAATAAAAGAACAGATATTAGATGAAAGTTTTGCACCGGGATCGTTTTTATCTGAACGAGAATTGATTGAAATCTTGCAAATGAGCAAAACACCAATAAAGTCAGCTCTTGTCCGATTGGAAACTGAAGGTTTTGTCACAGTCTCTTCAAAGCAAGGCATTATCATCAATCCGCTTTCAATTGACCAGATCATTGATATTTATAATCTGCGAATTGCGCTGGAGAGTTATATTCTCACCCAAATATCAGGTAAGTTGACTGAAGAACAATGCAGATTGATTGAAATGAATCTAGCAGATACTGAAACAAAATGTGATGAGCTTGATATTAAAGGATTTACGAATGAAGATCATGCTTTTCACTTGCTATTATGCGAGTTCTCCGGGAATCGGGAAATTTATCGAGTGCTGCTGAATTATCAGGACCACCTCCATAGAATCACCTTAAGGCATTTGAAAAAAGACCCTCATCGTATGCACAAGTTCCATCAGGAGCATGTAGAGATTTATAAGAGTTTGAAGAGTGGGGATGATCAAGCAGTAGATCTAATCACGAACCATTTGCAAAAGTCTAAGCAGAAATTACTTGATTAA
- a CDS encoding four-carbon acid sugar kinase family protein → MNQTELLLAFYGDDFTGSTDAMESLSSSGYRTVLFLEPPSQRMLEKFDGLQCIGVAGTSRAKTPEDMEAELRPVFERFAEIGATVTHYKTCSTFDSSPQVGSIGKAVEVAREYFTDQKVIPLLVGAPPLGRYTLFGNHFARMHNAVYRLDRHPVMSKHPVTPMNEADLRVHLSGQSAERVGLMSILDLEGPIEKVREYFQNKMSEPGMLLFDVLDVDRLGVSGQLIWEKAKEHNLFIVGSSGVGYALATHWKKAGIQNTAQNINPSELRSGKPVLAVSGSASPVTQKQIVSAIENGFQGIRVTPQQILEEETMPAELIEKAIQFINEGKSVIFYTAMGPDDSSIKDTRELFAKKGMSEFQSGELIGRQLGRWSKEIIRATGLTRAIVAGGDTSGFVTRELGVYGLEVLRQVSPGAPLCQTFSEDEEMNGFELALKGGQLGGPNYFSDVRDAK, encoded by the coding sequence ATGAATCAGACAGAGTTGCTTCTGGCCTTTTACGGAGACGATTTCACAGGATCAACCGATGCAATGGAATCATTATCTTCCAGTGGATATCGTACAGTGCTGTTCCTTGAACCTCCATCGCAACGAATGCTGGAGAAATTCGATGGCCTGCAATGTATAGGGGTTGCAGGAACAAGCAGGGCAAAGACACCGGAAGATATGGAGGCGGAACTTAGACCGGTCTTTGAGCGGTTTGCAGAAATAGGCGCAACAGTTACACATTATAAAACATGTTCTACTTTTGACTCAAGTCCCCAGGTGGGCAGCATTGGGAAAGCAGTTGAAGTGGCAAGGGAGTATTTTACGGATCAAAAGGTGATTCCTCTTTTAGTCGGTGCACCCCCTCTTGGCCGGTATACCTTGTTTGGCAACCATTTCGCAAGAATGCATAACGCGGTATATCGACTTGATCGACATCCGGTTATGTCGAAACATCCAGTGACCCCAATGAATGAAGCAGATTTGCGAGTCCATCTGTCCGGACAATCCGCAGAAAGAGTCGGCTTAATGAGTATCCTCGATTTGGAGGGGCCGATTGAGAAGGTCAGAGAATATTTCCAAAACAAGATGAGTGAGCCGGGGATGCTGCTATTTGATGTACTTGATGTTGACAGGCTTGGGGTAAGCGGACAGCTCATTTGGGAGAAGGCAAAGGAACATAATCTGTTCATCGTAGGATCATCGGGGGTAGGATATGCCCTTGCCACACATTGGAAAAAGGCAGGAATCCAAAATACAGCACAAAACATAAATCCTAGTGAGTTACGCTCAGGTAAACCTGTTTTAGCCGTTTCCGGAAGTGCTTCCCCAGTTACACAAAAACAAATTGTAAGCGCAATTGAAAATGGGTTTCAAGGCATCAGGGTAACTCCCCAACAGATTCTAGAAGAGGAAACAATGCCTGCAGAGCTTATTGAAAAGGCAATTCAATTTATTAACGAAGGAAAAAGCGTCATTTTTTACACCGCAATGGGACCAGATGATTCCTCCATTAAAGATACTCGTGAACTCTTCGCTAAAAAGGGGATGTCAGAATTCCAATCAGGCGAACTCATCGGCAGGCAGCTAGGCAGGTGGAGCAAGGAGATTATTCGAGCTACCGGGCTTACCAGAGCGATTGTTGCTGGCGGTGATACTTCTGGATTTGTCACTAGAGAATTAGGTGTATATGGTTTGGAAGTATTACGTCAAGTTTCACCGGGTGCTCCTTTGTGCCAAACCTTTTCTGAAGATGAAGAAATGAATGGATTTGAATTGGCGTTAAAGGGAGGCCAACTGGGCGGACCAAATTATTTCTCTGATGTTAGGGACGCCAAGTAA